From the genome of Geothrix sp. 21YS21S-4, one region includes:
- a CDS encoding DUF438 domain-containing protein, whose amino-acid sequence MSELINNREHRIATLKHVILHLHRGEAPEQVKAQLAQLIGEVDASEIAAMEQALMAEGMAAEEVKAMCDLHAEVLQDAVAPPRTESLPAGHPVDTFRKENRALEAAVATARERVGTLESVEDHAYPAAQRLDVLEAFNVLMDVDKHYQRKENLVFSILERHGTTGPSKVMWAKDDEVRELLKSAIQVLREEHLSGAELKILAPTVLKPALAAVESMIYKEENILLPMALGMFTEEEWGEIWRDSPRYGWCLVEPGTSFAPPEAHLPEAPIQLPTASAVAFPSGSLTFQQLVGIFSNLPVDITFVDADDRVAFFSEGPDRVFARSRTILGREVKHCHPPKSVDVVERILGDFKSGRQSVAEFWIQLQGKFVHIRYFAVRDEAGAYLGTLEVTQDLTRLRALEGDRRLLEYDAPAQA is encoded by the coding sequence ATGAGCGAACTCATCAACAACCGCGAGCACCGGATCGCCACCCTCAAGCACGTCATCCTCCATCTCCACCGCGGGGAGGCCCCGGAGCAGGTGAAGGCGCAGCTCGCCCAGCTCATCGGCGAAGTGGACGCCAGCGAGATCGCCGCGATGGAGCAGGCGCTGATGGCCGAGGGCATGGCCGCGGAGGAGGTGAAGGCCATGTGCGACCTCCACGCGGAGGTGCTGCAGGACGCCGTGGCCCCGCCCCGGACCGAGTCCCTGCCCGCGGGCCATCCGGTGGACACCTTCCGGAAGGAGAACCGCGCCCTGGAAGCCGCCGTCGCCACAGCACGGGAGCGGGTGGGGACGCTGGAATCCGTGGAGGACCACGCCTATCCCGCGGCCCAGCGCCTCGACGTGCTGGAAGCGTTCAATGTCCTGATGGACGTGGACAAGCACTACCAGCGCAAGGAGAACCTGGTGTTTTCGATCCTGGAGCGCCACGGGACCACCGGCCCTTCCAAGGTGATGTGGGCCAAGGACGACGAGGTGCGCGAGCTACTGAAAAGCGCCATCCAGGTCCTGCGGGAGGAGCACCTCAGCGGGGCGGAGCTGAAGATTCTCGCCCCCACCGTCCTGAAGCCCGCCCTGGCCGCGGTGGAGTCCATGATCTACAAGGAGGAGAACATCCTGCTGCCCATGGCGCTGGGGATGTTCACGGAAGAGGAATGGGGCGAGATCTGGCGCGACAGCCCGCGCTACGGCTGGTGCCTGGTCGAGCCCGGCACAAGCTTCGCGCCGCCGGAAGCGCATCTTCCCGAAGCTCCCATCCAGCTGCCGACGGCGTCCGCCGTGGCCTTCCCCAGCGGATCCCTCACCTTCCAGCAGCTCGTGGGGATCTTCTCCAATCTGCCCGTGGACATCACCTTCGTGGACGCGGACGATCGCGTCGCCTTCTTCAGCGAAGGCCCGGACCGCGTGTTCGCCCGCAGCCGCACCATCCTGGGGCGCGAGGTCAAGCACTGCCATCCGCCCAAGAGCGTGGACGTGGTGGAGCGCATCCTGGGCGACTTCAAGTCGGGCCGGCAGAGCGTCGCCGAGTTCTGGATCCAACTCCAGGGGAAATTCGTCCACATCCGCTACTTCGCCGTCCGGGACGAGGCCGGCGCCTATCTCGGAACGCTGGAGGTGACGCAGGACCTCACGCGCCTCCGGGCGCTGGAGGGCGACCGCCGCCTGCTGGAATACGACGCTCCCGCGCAGGCCTGA
- the coaD gene encoding pantetheine-phosphate adenylyltransferase, protein MRSAIYPGSFDPVTLGHWDLIQRAAKLVDRLVVAVLHNPAKSPAFSVEERVEMLKELTAPLPRIEVTAFHGLLVDFARAQDAQVIIRGVRAFSDFEYEFQMALMNRKLAPELETVFLMPKEKYSAVSSRFVREIGGMGGNLADLVPESLRERLAARLRKPD, encoded by the coding sequence GTGCGGTCGGCCATCTATCCAGGCTCCTTCGATCCCGTGACCCTCGGCCACTGGGATCTCATCCAGCGGGCGGCGAAGCTCGTCGATCGGCTGGTGGTGGCCGTCCTCCACAATCCCGCCAAGTCCCCCGCCTTCAGCGTGGAGGAGCGGGTGGAGATGCTGAAGGAGTTGACCGCCCCCCTCCCCCGAATCGAAGTCACCGCCTTCCACGGGCTATTGGTGGACTTCGCGCGGGCCCAGGACGCCCAGGTGATCATCCGCGGCGTGCGCGCCTTCAGCGACTTCGAGTACGAGTTCCAGATGGCCCTGATGAACCGCAAGCTGGCCCCGGAGCTGGAGACGGTCTTCCTGATGCCCAAAGAAAAGTACAGCGCCGTCAGCAGCCGCTTCGTCCGCGAGATCGGCGGCATGGGCGGAAACCTCGCCGACCTGGTGCCCGAGTCCCTACGGGAGCGGCTGGCCGCCCGCCTGCGGAAGCCCGACTAG
- a CDS encoding flagellar basal body rod C-terminal domain-containing protein, translating into MDGFGIALSGLRAAGAGLAVQANNVVNQLSEGFKAKRADLAEQPGGGVRVESLSDTAAPAVPGGSNVDLATETVQGMGFDLMYKANLKVLQSQDELTQATLDLKA; encoded by the coding sequence ATGGACGGATTCGGCATTGCCCTTTCGGGACTCCGCGCTGCGGGCGCGGGGCTCGCCGTGCAGGCCAACAACGTCGTCAATCAGCTGTCGGAGGGGTTCAAGGCGAAGCGCGCCGACCTCGCGGAGCAGCCCGGTGGTGGGGTGCGGGTGGAAAGCCTGTCCGACACGGCCGCCCCGGCGGTGCCCGGCGGTTCGAACGTGGACCTGGCGACGGAGACCGTCCAGGGGATGGGGTTCGACCTGATGTACAAGGCGAATCTCAAGGTCCTCCAGTCCCAGGACGAGCTGACCCAGGCCACCCTGGACTTGAAAGCCTGA
- the recG gene encoding ATP-dependent DNA helicase RecG — protein MSLAPLPLSSKATVLRGLGPARAAALQEAGIDTLRDLLWSLPYRYVDRGSLRPLGSLEMRGLEPADPGVVTVLGTLRDLRQSTTRVQRMALTEALLEDGTGTLRLVWFNQPYLARALKVGDRLLAFGTLSAGRHGLELRGPQVELMGREGERGGEDPWIRRFLPLYRKLGALPGRARQKLVQEALSRVPPPPEWLPLELSRDLPDSLAALRLLHDPPDDSDAALLERGESPAHQRLAVEELFAFALGVALRRAGRMKRKGLVIPTSPELRERLKSFLPFSLTGAQRRAFKEIVDDLTSGRVMNRLLQGDVGSGKTLVALLSMGMVAETGGQGALLAPTEVLARQHATSFRRYLGDRADSLQLLLGGMKVAEKRAALARIASGEAQYVVGTHALFQEAVAFHRLQLVVVDEQHRFGVKQREALKEKGGDPHWLVMSATPIPRSLALAVFGDLDQSVLDELPPGRQPITTKLHKPEFAERAWERVRTELAEGRQAFVVSPSIDPSDEGKVQLRDIQAMEALLRGIFPDTPLEVVHGRLKADDMAARMARFTAGEAKILVATTVIEVGVDVPNATVMVVDHAERFGLSQLHQLRGRVGRGAHRSHFLMISGSETERLQTLVETQDGFRIAQRDLELRGPGEFFGVKQAGLPQFQVADLVRDRRLLARCREAADQALAAGLTEAQIQWLRREQARLKLAEIS, from the coding sequence ATGTCGCTCGCGCCCCTCCCCCTGTCGTCCAAGGCCACGGTCCTCCGGGGCCTCGGGCCGGCGCGGGCGGCGGCGCTCCAGGAGGCGGGGATCGACACCCTGCGCGACCTGCTGTGGAGCCTTCCCTACCGCTACGTGGACCGGGGCAGCCTCCGGCCCCTAGGCAGCCTGGAGATGCGGGGGCTGGAGCCCGCCGATCCGGGGGTGGTCACGGTGCTGGGCACCCTTCGCGACCTCCGCCAGAGCACCACCCGCGTTCAGCGGATGGCCCTCACCGAGGCCCTCCTGGAGGACGGGACGGGGACCCTTCGCCTGGTCTGGTTCAACCAGCCCTACCTCGCCCGGGCGCTCAAAGTGGGCGACCGCCTGCTGGCCTTCGGAACGCTGAGCGCCGGCCGCCACGGCCTGGAGCTGCGGGGGCCGCAGGTCGAGCTGATGGGGCGGGAAGGAGAACGGGGCGGGGAGGATCCCTGGATCCGCCGCTTCCTTCCCCTCTACCGCAAGCTGGGGGCGCTGCCGGGCCGGGCGCGGCAAAAGCTGGTGCAGGAGGCCCTTTCGCGGGTGCCGCCTCCTCCGGAATGGCTGCCGCTGGAGCTGTCCCGGGATCTGCCGGACAGCCTGGCGGCCCTGCGGCTCCTCCACGACCCTCCCGACGACAGCGACGCGGCGCTCCTGGAGCGGGGCGAATCGCCCGCCCACCAGCGGCTGGCGGTGGAGGAGCTGTTCGCCTTCGCCCTGGGCGTCGCCCTGCGCCGGGCGGGACGCATGAAGCGGAAGGGCCTGGTGATCCCCACCTCGCCGGAGCTGCGGGAGCGGCTGAAGTCCTTCCTCCCCTTTTCCCTGACGGGGGCCCAGCGGCGGGCCTTCAAGGAGATCGTGGATGACCTGACCTCGGGCCGCGTGATGAACCGCCTCCTCCAAGGCGATGTGGGCAGCGGAAAGACCCTGGTGGCGCTGCTTTCCATGGGGATGGTGGCGGAAACCGGAGGCCAGGGCGCGCTCCTGGCGCCCACCGAGGTTCTGGCGCGCCAGCACGCCACCAGCTTCCGGCGCTACCTCGGCGACCGCGCGGATTCGCTCCAACTGCTTCTGGGCGGCATGAAGGTCGCGGAGAAGCGGGCCGCCCTCGCCCGCATCGCCAGTGGCGAGGCGCAGTACGTGGTGGGCACCCACGCCCTGTTCCAGGAGGCCGTCGCGTTCCACCGCCTGCAACTGGTCGTGGTGGACGAGCAGCACCGCTTCGGCGTCAAGCAGCGCGAGGCGCTGAAGGAGAAGGGGGGGGATCCGCACTGGCTCGTGATGAGCGCCACGCCCATTCCGCGATCCCTGGCCCTGGCGGTGTTCGGCGATCTGGACCAGAGCGTCCTGGACGAACTGCCCCCCGGGCGCCAGCCCATCACCACCAAGCTGCACAAACCGGAGTTCGCGGAGCGCGCCTGGGAGCGCGTCCGCACCGAACTCGCCGAGGGCCGCCAGGCGTTCGTGGTGAGCCCCAGCATCGATCCGTCCGACGAGGGCAAGGTGCAGCTCCGCGACATCCAGGCCATGGAGGCGCTGCTGCGGGGCATCTTCCCGGACACGCCCCTGGAGGTGGTCCACGGCCGGCTGAAGGCGGACGACATGGCCGCCCGGATGGCGCGGTTCACGGCGGGGGAAGCGAAGATCCTCGTTGCCACTACGGTCATCGAGGTGGGCGTGGACGTGCCCAACGCGACGGTGATGGTGGTGGACCACGCGGAGCGCTTCGGTCTCAGCCAGCTCCACCAGCTCCGCGGCCGAGTGGGGCGCGGTGCCCACCGCAGCCACTTCCTGATGATCAGCGGCTCCGAGACCGAGCGCCTCCAGACGCTGGTGGAAACCCAGGACGGGTTCCGCATCGCCCAGCGAGACCTGGAGCTGCGCGGTCCCGGCGAGTTCTTCGGCGTGAAGCAGGCCGGCCTGCCCCAGTTCCAGGTGGCGGACCTGGTGCGCGACCGCCGCCTGCTCGCGCGGTGCCGCGAAGCCGCCGATCAAGCTTTGGCGGCGGGGCTGACCGAGGCCCAGATCCAGTGGCTGCGCCGGGAACAGGCCCGCCTCAAGCTGGCCGAGATCAGCTGA
- a CDS encoding VOC family protein, whose amino-acid sequence MADRPVPTGYGAFCWSQLNATDPAACEAFYTKLLGWSAAPERAGGASLTLFTRGKDEVATLLEIPAGTPRARSHWMSYVWVEDVDASFARALSLGAAAFVPPSPIPGVGRFAVIGDPTGATLGLYQQNPPADPSRPLPAGAGTFCWYELATRERDAALAFYGALFGWTAQPMGLASVDYTLLFRGEELMGGLMAISGPEWEGVPNHWMPYVAVADVDARAAAVPTLGGSGCVPPTDIPDVGRFAVVGDPTGGVISLLQPL is encoded by the coding sequence ATGGCCGATCGACCCGTTCCCACCGGTTACGGCGCCTTCTGCTGGAGCCAGCTGAACGCCACGGACCCAGCGGCGTGCGAAGCCTTCTACACGAAGCTGCTCGGCTGGTCCGCGGCGCCCGAACGGGCGGGCGGCGCCTCCCTGACCCTGTTCACGCGGGGGAAGGACGAGGTGGCCACCCTCCTGGAAATCCCCGCGGGCACGCCCAGAGCCCGGAGCCATTGGATGAGCTACGTCTGGGTGGAGGATGTGGACGCGAGCTTCGCGCGGGCCCTGTCGCTGGGCGCCGCGGCTTTCGTCCCTCCTTCCCCCATCCCCGGCGTGGGGCGCTTCGCGGTCATCGGCGATCCCACCGGAGCCACGCTGGGGCTGTATCAGCAGAATCCTCCCGCGGATCCTTCCCGCCCCCTCCCCGCGGGCGCCGGCACGTTCTGCTGGTACGAGCTGGCCACGCGCGAGCGGGACGCTGCCCTCGCTTTCTATGGGGCCCTGTTCGGGTGGACGGCCCAGCCCATGGGGCTGGCCTCCGTCGACTACACGCTGCTCTTCCGGGGAGAGGAGCTGATGGGCGGCCTCATGGCGATCTCGGGCCCCGAATGGGAAGGCGTTCCCAACCACTGGATGCCCTACGTGGCGGTGGCGGACGTGGATGCGCGCGCCGCGGCGGTGCCCACCCTGGGCGGATCCGGCTGCGTGCCTCCCACGGACATTCCGGACGTGGGCCGGTTCGCGGTGGTGGGGGATCCCACGGGCGGCGTGATCTCGCTCCTCCAGCCGCTCTAG
- a CDS encoding metal/formaldehyde-sensitive transcriptional repressor — protein sequence MPHTIKAKDKLLARVRRIQGQVGALEKALERGSECGAVLQQIAAVRGAVNGLMAVVLEGHLREHLASEAVSAAERERDLEQVVAVLRSYFK from the coding sequence ATGCCCCACACGATCAAGGCGAAGGACAAGCTGCTGGCGCGGGTGCGGCGCATCCAGGGGCAGGTGGGGGCCCTGGAGAAGGCGCTGGAGCGCGGCTCGGAATGCGGCGCGGTCCTCCAACAGATCGCCGCCGTCCGGGGCGCCGTCAATGGCCTGATGGCCGTGGTCCTGGAGGGCCACCTGCGGGAGCACCTGGCGTCCGAGGCGGTGTCGGCCGCGGAGCGGGAGCGGGACTTGGAGCAGGTGGTCGCGGTCCTGCGGTCCTACTTCAAATAG
- a CDS encoding D-alanine--D-alanine ligase family protein — protein MSKHLSVGLLFGGESPEHEVSIVTARAIAEHLDPERFIVRPMGIARNGVWVVTGDPFARLAVGELPERSDHPFLPLEKGAEATPLPDLFFNALHGAGGEDGQIQGYLELLHRPYTGAGLLAMAAGMDKWITKRLWESAGLPVVPYVGLTEERWKRDRGGCLAECAKLGLPLFVKPANLGSSIGVEKVKRADDLAASLDRAFTYDRRVLVEQGLDVREIEVAVLGGDEPLVSEPGEVIVADEFYTFEDKYIQGKSRTEIPAQIPGELADLVRKLATEAFAASDGYGMARVDFFLERLTGRVFLNELNFIPGFTSISMYPKMMAAGGMPYGELLTRLIDLALARHAQMAAKQKGFQSGSDWFRKGGNAQG, from the coding sequence ATGAGCAAGCATCTGAGCGTCGGCCTTCTCTTCGGCGGGGAATCGCCCGAGCACGAAGTCTCCATCGTCACGGCGCGTGCCATCGCGGAGCACCTGGATCCTGAGCGGTTCATCGTGCGGCCCATGGGCATCGCGCGCAACGGGGTGTGGGTCGTGACGGGCGATCCCTTCGCGCGGCTGGCGGTGGGCGAGCTGCCGGAGCGCAGCGACCACCCCTTTCTGCCTCTGGAGAAGGGCGCGGAGGCTACGCCGTTGCCGGATCTCTTCTTCAACGCCCTCCATGGCGCGGGGGGCGAGGACGGCCAGATCCAGGGTTATCTGGAACTCCTCCACCGTCCCTACACGGGCGCCGGCCTGCTGGCGATGGCCGCGGGGATGGACAAGTGGATCACCAAGCGCCTGTGGGAATCCGCCGGCCTGCCCGTGGTGCCCTACGTGGGCCTGACCGAGGAGCGCTGGAAGCGGGACCGGGGCGGCTGCCTGGCGGAATGCGCGAAGCTGGGCCTGCCCCTGTTCGTGAAGCCCGCCAACCTCGGCAGCAGCATCGGCGTGGAGAAAGTGAAGCGGGCGGACGATCTGGCGGCCTCCCTCGACCGCGCCTTCACCTACGACCGGCGGGTCCTGGTCGAGCAGGGGCTCGACGTCCGGGAGATCGAAGTGGCGGTCCTCGGCGGGGACGAGCCGTTGGTCTCCGAGCCCGGCGAAGTGATCGTGGCCGACGAGTTCTACACCTTCGAGGACAAGTACATCCAGGGGAAGAGCCGGACGGAGATCCCCGCCCAGATCCCGGGAGAACTGGCCGACCTCGTGCGCAAGCTGGCCACGGAGGCCTTCGCCGCGTCCGACGGCTACGGCATGGCCCGGGTGGACTTCTTCCTGGAGCGGCTCACGGGGCGCGTGTTCCTGAACGAGCTGAACTTCATCCCCGGGTTCACCAGCATCTCCATGTATCCCAAGATGATGGCGGCCGGGGGGATGCCCTACGGGGAGCTGCTCACGCGGCTCATCGATCTGGCCCTCGCCCGGCATGCCCAGATGGCCGCCAAGCAGAAGGGCTTCCAGTCGGGGAGCGACTGGTTCCGGAAGGGCGGGAACGCTCAAGGCTGA
- a CDS encoding S41 family peptidase encodes MSLPLVTSFTLPVLQQGSQPKPAKAGAKSTPQDPLAGLSDIQDVLGLVQQNYVDPPDMEKVVSGGIQAVLERSHPLNAYLSAEDLRLPDPGPAEAGMVVMKRGIYAAVLAVTPDGPAAKAGIQAGDVIRKMDGDSVGRISAWALERRLRGAEGSSLDLYRYNTAGDLAKTTIQRHVLPKAPASLKTGANGILVTLPDLGSGRAEEVGKLLASANRAHTLVLDLRQCAQGTPEEAAALAGLLGVPGPFGTLQEAGKADRVVPVAAGGTPFAHVALLVGRSTLGPAEVLTACLKKGGAKVLGEKTPGLGVERSRFPLKQGGAVELVSRRWLGAGGEKLDRQGMTPDQALRLADGDDPLAKALAALQTPPPATPAKAS; translated from the coding sequence TTGTCCCTTCCGCTCGTGACCTCGTTCACGCTGCCGGTGCTCCAACAGGGTTCGCAGCCCAAGCCCGCGAAGGCCGGGGCCAAGTCCACGCCCCAGGATCCCCTGGCCGGGCTGTCGGACATCCAGGACGTCCTGGGCCTGGTCCAGCAGAACTACGTGGACCCGCCGGACATGGAGAAGGTCGTCTCCGGGGGTATCCAGGCGGTGCTGGAGCGGTCCCATCCCTTGAACGCCTACCTGTCCGCGGAGGATCTCCGCCTGCCCGATCCCGGTCCCGCCGAGGCGGGGATGGTGGTGATGAAGCGGGGCATCTACGCCGCGGTGCTCGCCGTGACGCCCGACGGGCCGGCGGCCAAGGCCGGCATCCAGGCCGGCGACGTCATCCGCAAGATGGACGGCGATTCCGTGGGCCGGATCAGCGCGTGGGCTCTGGAACGGCGCCTCCGCGGGGCCGAGGGTTCCAGCCTGGACCTGTACCGCTACAACACGGCCGGGGATCTGGCCAAGACCACCATCCAGCGCCATGTTCTGCCCAAGGCCCCGGCCTCGCTCAAGACGGGCGCCAACGGCATCCTCGTGACCCTGCCGGATCTCGGTTCCGGGCGGGCGGAGGAGGTGGGCAAGCTGCTCGCTTCCGCCAACCGCGCCCACACCCTGGTCCTGGACCTCCGCCAGTGCGCTCAGGGCACCCCGGAGGAAGCCGCGGCTCTGGCTGGACTCCTGGGGGTCCCAGGCCCCTTCGGAACGCTGCAGGAAGCGGGAAAGGCCGATCGCGTCGTGCCCGTGGCCGCGGGGGGAACGCCCTTCGCTCATGTCGCCCTCCTGGTGGGGCGCTCCACCCTGGGACCCGCCGAAGTGCTGACCGCCTGCCTCAAGAAGGGCGGCGCCAAAGTCCTGGGAGAGAAGACGCCGGGCCTGGGCGTGGAGCGCAGCCGCTTCCCCCTGAAGCAGGGCGGTGCCGTGGAACTGGTGTCGCGCCGCTGGCTGGGCGCGGGCGGCGAGAAGCTGGACCGCCAGGGAATGACGCCCGATCAGGCACTGCGCCTGGCTGACGGGGACGATCCGCTGGCCAAGGCGCTCGCCGCCCTCCAGACTCCCCCTCCCGCGACCCCCGCGAAAGCCTCCTGA
- the dmeF gene encoding CDF family Co(II)/Ni(II) efflux transporter DmeF yields MRSAPSLESRQHSHVFDEGDPLAERNTRWAVGLTAAMMVAEIAGGWRFNSMALLADGWHMSSHALALGLAALAYGAARRFARDPRFAFGTWKIEVLGGYTSALCLIGVALLMAWQSVQRLLAPAPIHYDRAIALAVAGLLVNLACAWLLRDGHDHGHGPHHDLNLRAAYLHVLADAATSILAILALVGGKAWGAAWLDPLMGLIGAGLVGAWAWGLLRDSGRVLLDAEMNAPVVEEIREAIAEGPVEAAICDLHVWRVGKGNYACILSLVTAEAADPDVFKRQLELHEELAHISIEVNRTCTVPVS; encoded by the coding sequence ATGCGATCCGCCCCTTCCCTCGAAAGCCGGCAGCATTCCCACGTCTTCGACGAGGGGGACCCCCTGGCGGAGCGCAACACCAGGTGGGCGGTGGGGCTCACCGCCGCGATGATGGTCGCGGAGATCGCCGGCGGGTGGAGGTTCAACTCCATGGCCCTGCTGGCGGACGGCTGGCACATGAGTTCCCACGCGCTCGCCCTGGGCTTGGCGGCCCTGGCCTACGGCGCCGCCCGGCGGTTCGCCCGCGACCCGCGCTTCGCCTTCGGGACCTGGAAGATCGAGGTGCTGGGCGGCTACACCAGCGCCCTCTGCCTCATCGGCGTGGCCCTCCTGATGGCCTGGCAGTCCGTGCAGCGCCTCCTCGCCCCCGCGCCCATCCACTACGACCGGGCCATCGCCCTGGCGGTCGCGGGCCTCCTCGTCAACCTCGCCTGCGCCTGGCTCCTGCGGGACGGACACGACCACGGGCATGGGCCCCACCATGACCTGAACCTGCGGGCCGCCTACCTGCACGTCCTCGCCGACGCCGCCACGTCCATCCTCGCCATCCTGGCGCTGGTGGGAGGCAAGGCGTGGGGCGCCGCCTGGCTCGATCCGCTGATGGGCCTGATCGGAGCGGGTCTCGTGGGGGCCTGGGCCTGGGGCCTGCTGCGGGATTCGGGGCGGGTGCTGCTCGACGCGGAGATGAACGCGCCCGTGGTCGAGGAGATCCGGGAGGCCATCGCCGAGGGGCCGGTGGAAGCCGCCATTTGCGACCTCCACGTGTGGCGCGTGGGGAAGGGCAATTACGCCTGCATCCTGTCCCTCGTGACCGCCGAGGCGGCCGATCCCGACGTCTTCAAGCGCCAGTTGGAGCTCCACGAGGAACTGGCCCACATCTCGATCGAAGTGAACCGCACCTGCACCGTTCCGGTCAGCTGA
- a CDS encoding divergent polysaccharide deacetylase family protein, which yields MAKGKRTSSLALVGWAVLMLALGLGAGLVLGQQGCGRRGGERQEHRKPEADQPEPRRNARPEPKKPEVPAKPPAPAVSEPEPSLPRFCLVIDDLGYMQPEVVTRLCSLPVAFSVAVLPYQEHTRESADIAHRLGKEVMLHLPMEPIGYPGPGRDPGPNAILFNLSETEVRRRVRLALDDIPHRVGVNNHMGSRITPDRARMGWVLQEIKARKLFFVDSRTEKDSVAFDVAEQLGIPAVQRKVFLDDDKAFPAIEKQWERAVKLAEKEGSVLAIGHIYPETVEALEKLVARTKGQVRFVKAGELAR from the coding sequence TTGGCGAAGGGGAAGCGCACCTCCAGCCTGGCCCTGGTGGGTTGGGCCGTCCTGATGCTGGCGTTGGGGCTCGGCGCGGGCCTCGTGCTGGGCCAGCAGGGCTGCGGCCGCCGCGGCGGGGAGCGGCAGGAACATCGGAAGCCAGAGGCGGATCAGCCCGAACCCCGGCGGAACGCCCGGCCCGAACCCAAGAAGCCCGAAGTCCCGGCGAAACCCCCTGCACCCGCCGTTTCGGAGCCGGAACCCAGCTTGCCCCGCTTCTGCCTGGTGATCGACGACCTCGGCTACATGCAGCCGGAAGTGGTGACGCGGCTGTGCAGCCTGCCGGTGGCCTTCAGCGTGGCGGTCCTGCCCTATCAGGAGCACACCCGCGAGAGCGCCGACATCGCCCATCGCCTCGGCAAGGAAGTGATGCTGCACCTGCCGATGGAGCCGATCGGCTACCCGGGTCCCGGCCGGGATCCTGGTCCCAATGCCATCTTGTTCAACCTTTCCGAAACCGAGGTGCGCCGCCGCGTCCGGCTCGCCCTCGACGACATCCCCCATCGCGTGGGGGTGAACAACCACATGGGCAGCCGCATCACGCCGGACCGCGCGCGCATGGGGTGGGTGCTCCAGGAGATCAAGGCGCGAAAGCTGTTCTTCGTGGACAGCCGGACGGAGAAGGACAGCGTGGCCTTCGACGTGGCCGAGCAACTGGGGATTCCCGCCGTCCAGCGGAAGGTGTTCCTGGACGACGACAAGGCTTTCCCGGCCATCGAGAAGCAGTGGGAACGGGCCGTGAAGCTGGCGGAAAAGGAGGGATCGGTGCTGGCCATCGGCCACATCTATCCCGAGACGGTGGAGGCCCTGGAGAAGCTGGTGGCCCGGACGAAGGGCCAGGTCCGCTTCGTGAAGGCGGGGGAGCTGGCGCGGTGA
- a CDS encoding DUF1858 domain-containing protein, producing MAITPATRIGDFLEAHPDLQEALIARVPEFAKLRNPILRRTVAKLATVDQAARIAGLPTAELVRFLRELAGEADIPGPEAPVLIPEARPDWAWPESLRATVDAEAALAAGEHPLAQTRAALRVLASGEAMQLLSAFRPEPLLAELSQEGVPCWCEEEAPGRFRTWILKA from the coding sequence GTGGCCATCACCCCCGCAACCCGGATCGGCGACTTCCTGGAAGCCCACCCCGACCTCCAGGAAGCCCTCATCGCGCGGGTTCCCGAATTCGCGAAGCTGCGCAATCCCATCCTGCGCCGCACGGTGGCGAAGCTGGCCACCGTGGACCAGGCGGCGCGGATCGCCGGCCTCCCCACCGCCGAGCTTGTGCGCTTCCTCCGGGAACTGGCGGGAGAAGCCGACATTCCGGGACCGGAAGCTCCGGTACTCATCCCCGAAGCCCGCCCGGATTGGGCGTGGCCCGAATCACTCCGCGCCACGGTGGACGCCGAGGCCGCCCTCGCGGCGGGAGAGCATCCCCTCGCGCAGACGCGGGCGGCGCTCCGAGTGCTCGCCTCCGGCGAGGCCATGCAGCTCCTGAGCGCCTTCCGGCCCGAGCCGCTATTGGCCGAACTTTCCCAAGAGGGCGTGCCGTGCTGGTGCGAAGAAGAGGCGCCCGGCCGCTTCCGCACGTGGATCCTCAAGGCGTGA